Proteins encoded within one genomic window of Insulibacter thermoxylanivorax:
- the gtfA gene encoding sucrose phosphorylase has protein sequence MTLRNQAQLITYPDSLGGDLQTLKQVIQKHFPDLFKGGIHILPPYPSSGDRGFAPLDYFSIDPQFGTWEDIQDLGRQYGVMLDVMVNHVSQRSVYFQDFLKHGRESKYADMFLTIEKIWEDGQPVQEDIDKMFLRRPVPYSTFITGNNQEEKVWTTFGKTDPSEQIDLDVKSELTRKYFQDIFKHMKDHHVHMLRLDAVGYVIKKPGTSCFFVEPEIYEFMDWIAEQANELGIALLPEVHSHYSIQYKLAERGFWIYDFILPYTVLDALLNRSSDMLKEYLKNRPANQFTMLDCHDGIPVKPDMDDLVTTDRARRVVDICLERGANLSYVLSDAHKSPEGFDVHQIRITYYDALDRDDDAYIAARAIQLFTPGIPQIYYVGLLAGENDEERGKITGDGREVNRHNYTLEEIEQAVQKPVVKRLMELIRFRNEYEAFQGDFQVLDTADHELKLQWEHSGKRCLLHVDLENYRSVITYTGEQGKEEEWVL, from the coding sequence ATGACACTTAGAAATCAAGCTCAGCTCATCACTTATCCCGATTCTCTTGGCGGGGATTTGCAAACTTTGAAACAAGTGATTCAGAAGCATTTTCCTGACCTGTTTAAAGGCGGGATTCACATCCTTCCGCCATACCCGTCTTCCGGTGACCGCGGATTTGCACCATTGGACTACTTCTCGATCGATCCGCAATTCGGTACTTGGGAAGATATCCAAGACCTTGGCCGGCAATATGGCGTGATGTTGGATGTCATGGTGAACCATGTTTCGCAAAGATCGGTTTATTTCCAAGACTTCCTCAAGCATGGCCGGGAATCCAAATATGCGGATATGTTCTTAACGATCGAGAAAATCTGGGAAGACGGACAGCCCGTTCAAGAAGATATCGATAAGATGTTCTTGCGCCGTCCAGTGCCTTACTCAACGTTCATCACGGGCAACAATCAGGAAGAGAAGGTTTGGACGACCTTCGGGAAGACCGATCCATCAGAACAGATTGACCTTGATGTCAAATCTGAGCTGACGAGAAAATATTTTCAGGATATCTTCAAACATATGAAGGATCATCATGTTCATATGCTGCGGCTCGATGCTGTAGGATATGTGATCAAGAAGCCGGGAACCAGCTGCTTCTTCGTGGAGCCTGAGATCTATGAATTTATGGATTGGATTGCTGAACAGGCGAATGAGCTGGGCATTGCTTTGCTGCCGGAAGTGCATTCCCACTATTCGATCCAGTATAAGTTAGCGGAGCGGGGATTCTGGATTTATGATTTTATCCTGCCTTATACGGTCTTAGATGCCCTTCTCAATCGTTCGAGCGATATGCTGAAGGAATATCTGAAGAATCGTCCGGCTAACCAATTTACGATGTTGGATTGCCATGACGGCATTCCGGTCAAACCGGATATGGATGACCTGGTAACGACGGACAGAGCTCGCCGCGTCGTGGATATCTGCTTAGAGCGAGGCGCCAATCTCAGTTACGTGCTGTCCGATGCGCACAAATCTCCTGAAGGATTTGATGTCCATCAGATTCGAATCACATACTACGATGCGCTGGATCGGGATGATGATGCATACATCGCAGCGCGTGCGATCCAACTCTTCACGCCTGGGATTCCGCAGATCTATTATGTCGGCTTGCTGGCTGGCGAAAATGATGAGGAACGAGGCAAAATCACCGGAGACGGCAGGGAAGTGAACCGTCACAACTACACGCTGGAAGAGATCGAACAAGCGGTGCAGAAGCCTGTCGTTAAGCGGCTCATGGAACTGATCCGATTCCGTAATGAATATGAAGCGTTCCAGGGTGATTTCCAGGTGCTCGACACGGCGGATCACGAGCTTAAGCTGCAATGGGAGCACAGCGGCAAACGCTGCCTCTTGCACGTTGATCTGGAAAATTACCGTTCGGTGATTACCTATACGGGAGAACAGGGCAAGGAAGAAGAGTGGGTATTGTAA
- a CDS encoding carbohydrate kinase family protein, translated as MLRFDSRATFIDKPNDVLAIGELLIDMISEDYDDALNCDKYYRYFGGSTANLALNVKKLGLKSRVVSAVGKDSFGTFLLQQLEKEGIPTDDIQKSERSTSMVVITKSRQTPTPIFYRGADYQLHYTPELAEAVKQSKIVHFSCWPISRQPARSTIEKVIALAREEGTMIGFDPNYHPAIWNHDEDGRDYVRTMISQVDVIKPSLDDADRIFGEDTPENHLARFLDLGAKLVILTLGADGALVSNGTDEIHLESVATEVVDATGAGDAFWSGFYAGIAKGLSVLDAVKHGMKISAYKLKHVGPVQQFPDMLLI; from the coding sequence TGACAGTCGTGCAACCTTTATAGACAAACCAAACGATGTCCTAGCGATTGGAGAACTGCTCATCGACATGATCTCCGAAGACTATGACGACGCCTTGAATTGCGACAAATATTATCGATATTTTGGCGGCTCAACCGCTAACTTGGCGCTGAATGTAAAGAAGCTGGGACTCAAGTCCCGGGTTGTTTCCGCCGTGGGTAAAGACAGCTTCGGCACATTTCTTCTTCAGCAGTTAGAAAAGGAAGGCATTCCTACGGATGACATTCAGAAGTCCGAGCGATCCACCAGCATGGTTGTGATCACCAAAAGCCGGCAGACACCAACACCCATTTTCTATCGAGGTGCGGACTATCAATTGCATTACACACCTGAGCTTGCCGAGGCGGTTAAACAATCGAAGATCGTCCATTTCTCTTGCTGGCCGATCTCCAGGCAACCGGCACGTTCAACCATCGAGAAGGTGATCGCCTTGGCGCGGGAAGAAGGAACGATGATCGGCTTCGATCCCAACTATCATCCGGCGATATGGAACCATGATGAGGACGGGAGAGACTATGTGAGAACCATGATCAGCCAAGTGGACGTGATCAAGCCGTCGCTGGATGATGCGGATCGGATCTTCGGTGAAGATACTCCTGAGAATCATCTGGCACGCTTCCTTGATCTGGGAGCGAAGCTCGTGATCTTGACGCTTGGTGCGGATGGAGCATTGGTCTCCAATGGAACGGACGAGATCCATCTAGAGAGTGTAGCAACGGAGGTCGTAGATGCAACCGGTGCCGGAGATGCCTTCTGGTCAGGTTTTTATGCAGGGATTGCTAAGGGGCTCAGTGTGCTGGATGCCGTCAAACACGGTATGAAAATCAGTGCCTATAAATTGAAGCATGTGGGACCGGTTCAGCAATTTCCGGATATGCTCCTGATCTGA